The sequence TATATCCAAAAAAGGATAGCGGTTTACTGCTGTTCAGGCTTATGAAGATGGAAACGATGATCATCATGATGAGTAAAAAAATTACGATTGGTATGACTTTTTTGACAATTTTCACTACCTGCTCCATATTTCACCCTCTATTCTAGTTGTGTTGTGTGTAATTTCTGATGGAAGTAAAAGAAGTTCTATTCTAATCAGAATTTCGTTAAGATTCTGATTTCTGTTTATATTATTACACAACTCAGTAACTTGGGGTATTGGGGTTTACAAGGGGAAGAACTCCTAAATTTAGAGGTATTAATGCCCAATATAATGTATGATTGAAATGAAAGAAGTCTATATTCACATACGAATAATTCCGACACGAGACGAAATAACCAGTCATATATAACTATCTCAATCCCCCAAATTTGTCGGTAAGGTCGATGAAGAATCCTCCCAATTCTTTACAAGAAACAATTATATTCTATAATTAGGAATAGGAATAAGGGCAAGAATGGTACTTGTAGTGTCTCGCTGTTCTCGTAAACCTTACTGCTTATCATCCAGGAGAGCAGTGGTTGATTTCCGCTTTAATCAGCTAAGAAGGTTCCCACTAGTAATCGCCCGAATAGATCCACAAAAATAGAACTCTATTCATTTTAACTGAATTCACTTTCACTCTACTCTAATTTTTGGAGGAATTACATTTGACCACTATCATTGACAAATTAAGATTAACCAAATATCAAAATATGGCAGTCCTTCATCAGCCCGATGATTATTCTATCTTTACAGGTATGCCGACATCTCTTTCTGAGAATCACGAAGCTATCTTTATATTTGTTAAAACGATTGAGGAGATGGATGAACATTTAAACAAGATCCTTCAGAACGAAAAAGTCCTGCTTCCAAAAGGTTATCTTTTTTTCGCATATCCGAAAAAAGGGAATACTCGATTTGATACCTATATTCACCGTGATGAATTGTTTCCGGCAATAAATGTTGGGAAAGATGGTTATATCGGGGACAGCGATATCAAGTTTTCACGTATGGTGAGTATGGACGATGTCTTTACGGTTATCGGCATGAAACGTGAAAAGAAAAAAGTAGCGAAGACACCTGCTTCGAGTCAATGTGTTGCAGATTATGAGGGAAATGTAAAGGACGTGGAAGCATTACTAAAAGACCATCCGGCAGAGTTGAAATTCTATCAAAACCTGACGCCTGGTTATCAAAAAGACTGGGCAAGGCAAATCTTTTCGGCTAAACAGCAATCCACACGTGACAAAAGAACCCATCAGATGATTGAAATCTTGTCTGAAGGATATAAGACGCTGGATCTATATCGTAGAAAAAAGAATCAGAAAAAAGAATCGAGTGAGTGATATTATCATTCACTCGATTTTTCTTACCTCTTTACATCATTTCTAAATATAAAGTGCCGATCACTAGAATCGACACAATGGATCCTTTTGTTATTTAATAGAAACTGTATTTGCATCAGAAATGATGATGGATAATCCTCATTTCCACTTTTTTTATTTGCTTTTACCTTAATCTCAACTTCAATATTTTAGTTTAAAAAGCATAATAGCCGTATAAAAACCATCCCAAATGCACACCATATGTTTGCTCTATATTTAAACTAGGGGTGGGAAATCATGGATTGGTTTGGCCACAGTCATCAATCTTTCCATTTTAGCTTGTTTTCTGTAAGTCACGTTATTATATTAGCCATCTTTATATTTATTGCAGTCATCCTTTTTCTTTACCGAAAAAATGTGAATGAAAGTAAATGGAGAAAAATTGAAAAAGGAACAGCTTATTCCTTGATTATAATGGAGATCATGAATCATGTATGGATGTATGTACATGGAGTATGGAAATTCGGCCGTTCCATGCCTTTGGAGTTGTGTAATATCGCTGTCATTTTATGTATCTGTTTACTATTGACCAGAAAAAAAATATTCTTTGAATTATTATTTTTTATTGCTGTTTTAGGTGCGACACAAGCAATCATTACTCCCGCATTGACATATGATTTCCCTCACTTTCGATTTCTTCACTTTTTCTATTCGCATTTGTTCGCCGTATGGGTAACGTTGTATTTTACGTTAGTAAAAGGGTATCACCCAACATTCAGGTCGTTTACAAAACTTATTGTCTTTATTAACCTCCTAATGCCGATCATCTTGTTCGTGAATAAGCAGGCAGACGGAAATTATTGGTTTTTACGCCACAAACCAAAAAGCCCAAGTCTATTTGATGTACTGGGACCGTATCCGTGGTATATCTTAACGCTTGAAAGTGTCTTAATTGTAATTAGCGTGATTACATGGCTCATCTTACGAAAAATGCGGGGAACAATCTCGGCCTGAAACAAGACAATGATTCTAATTGGCACAGTGCTAAAAAAGAGATCCTTTGTTTCTTAGATGAGTGTTAGAGGAAAGGGACATTCATTAAAAATAGAGTGTTTAAGGAATTAAACCTTAAACACTCTAACGGACTCTTATAATATTGCTCAATGTTCTGTGAACTTATTGGACTCCAAGCTCTTCCAGAATCCTCTCCAATGATTTGCCTTTGTAGTTCTGTTTCGCTTTCGGAGCATTCTCTGCCGTTGGATTTTTCATGAGGTAATTCTCTTTCACATATCCAATGTCTGCAGCATCAACGGTACCGTCGAAATTAATATCTGCATTACGATCGGATGTCCCCCACTTCTCTTGAATGTAAACAGCATCCATCACATCAATAACATCGTCTTTATTTACATCACCGGCTTCAAGTGTTGTGAACAAGATATCTTTATATCCATAAGAACCCATTTTAAAAGTTTTATGGAATGTGAAATGACCTGGTACATTCAATTCCAGATTGAGTTGTTCATCAATTACTGTTAAAGGTAAATTGAAGTCAAACCCTGGTCCATTCTCTATAGTTCCTTCATAAACTGTTCCATCCACACCAGTCATTTTTGCTTCTGCACTGAGTGTTGAATAGTCAATATTCGTCGCAGGATCACCATTATATGGGTTCATGAATGCCTCCGTTTTAATGGTACCTTCAACCCTTGCTTCGGGCTTCATACGAAAATGAGGTGCTGCATTAAACAACATGTCTTGAGTGTTTCCTTCAGCATCGGTAATGGAAGTCCTCAGACTACTTGGTGAAAGTGTTCCCCCATACCACTCATCTTTTACCTTATACGTCACGTTGACTAAAGGCAGATCTCCAGACAAAGGCTGCTGTCCTTCCTTCAAGGTTGCGGTAACCTCTAACTGTGAAGAATAAGGGGAAGAATTATCATTTTCAACCTTCACTGAAATTTTATCACTCATGCCTGATGCTGGTTTAACCTCTGCAATATCAACATAATAATTATTATAGTTGAATGTGTAAACTGCTTCTTTAACATTCTCCACATTATTTAAGGAGAGAGCGACATCCAAAGTTTCACCCATAAATGCTGCCCGTCTGTCTGGCTGCACGAGTGCATAAGGCTCACCTTCTCTGATGAAGTAAATGTCACTGCTTTCTACATATGTTCTGTTAGTGGCAGGATCGATCCCGGTAAAATCAAGATGCATTGGTCTTGTTTCGTCCATTGGAATGTCAACGGAAAACGTTCCATCTTCATTTACCGGCAGTTCTCCTCTATTTCGGAAATTAAGATAATCGCGATAGACAACCTTATTATCTCCTTGAGTAACATCAACCCCTGCTTCTTTCATTTCCCCAATTTCTTTATCGAAGATTGAACCTGTAATCTTGACTGTTGTTTCTTCTGGCTTATATTCATATACACCCGACTCAGGTTTTAGAGAAAGCTTTGGTGCATTATAGTCAATGGATAGTGTATCCGTTTCCGAGAAAGTCTTTCCTTCATCGTTTGTGGCAACGACCTTTACTTTATAAAAACCAGGCTCAGCACGTTCCGGATGATGAGCAAGTGGTTTGTCTGGACTTCCTGTCAGTGGGTAGTAGATCCCATCAAAGGCATTTTTTAAAGTCAAATCACCATTAGTTAAGCTCGAAGCAAATCCATCAACTGATCCAATAAACCCGATTTCCTTGTTTGTTTTTCCATCTACTAGGAATAGGTCAAGTGTTTTCATATGTGATTTTAAATTGAATGTTGCGTCAATAAATCGAGTCATACTTACATCAAAATAATTGTAAGGAAAGGTCATTGCTTCATGGCTAAGGTTGTAATAATTGATTCCTTCTTCCACCGTTTGAATGGCAAAAGGAACCTGGTAGGATTCATCCGGATTGTTTCTATTGGTATACACGATATATCCTTCATATGTGCCCAGCTCTGCTGTTTTTGGAATCGTCATGAATACACTCGTTTTCTTCTTGGCATTTCCGTTAACTTTTATTGTTGAATTGGTTGTAAGGTTCACTCCGTTTTCCGAAGCATCCTTTGAGCTTCTGCGATCCTTTTGGAACTGTACCGTTACATCAAATGTTTTGGATTCTTTACTGTTGTTGTATAGGACAAGGGAACGATCCTCTGTTAGATGTTTGCCATTTGGGGCAAATGTACCGAAGCTGATAGCTCCCGTGTTATTGTCTATGCTTTTTTCTTTTCCATCAACTGGATGCAACGTTTTGCCCAGCACTTCAATTCTTGTGTTTGAATGGACAGCTTCATATGGATCGACAACACCGGAACCTACTTCGTACACACTGTAATCTCCATTTAACGGATCTGCCGTATTCATTAAAATTTGCTTAACTTCCGATGGTGATAATTCTGGATTTGATTGTATTAATAACGCTGCCACACCCGCGGCATTTGGACTTGCCATTGATGTTCCGGATAATCGGTCGTAGGCGTATTCATACTTCCCTATTTGATCTTCTCCATGCATATAGGATGGGATTGTTGAGAATACAGAGACACCAGGAGCTGTTACTTCCGGTTTAATGTCATATGTTGTACGTGCGGGACCACGGGAGCTGAAGTCTGCCAATTTGTTTCCTTCGGTCGTTTCTTGTCCCATTTCATTAAAAGAGAATGTTGCTTCTCCGGCAGAGACTTTCTTTTTCAGCTCATTTCCTTGTTCGTAAGATAGATTGAATGTCGGGACAAATTGATAGCCTTCCCCTAAATAGGTAGGGATGAAGCCTTCTTCCGGAATATTATTATAGAGCAAAACAGCTTTTGCACCTTTTTTATAAGCTATTGTAATTTTATCAACGAAACTTGTAATGCCACGTTGAATTAAAACGATTTTCCCTTCCACATTTTTATTATTATAATGGGATTCATATCCGAGGGAAACATCGATAACTGGAATACTTTGTCCCCTTAGCTCCTCCAAGTTATCTTCATACCCTTTTCCAAGTAATTTCAAATCTGCAGGAAGCGTGGTGTCTGCATGCAGTGTTCCTTTCGCCGTAACAACATTTTCGGATGTGTCACTGGCACCAACCGTTATAGCTAATGGGGCAGTTCCCGGAGAACCAAGTGTATACAAGCCACTGCCGCTGTTTCCGGCTGATACGACAGCTGTCACGCCGGCAAGTACGGCATTATTTACTGCAATACTTGTTGCATACATTGGGTTGTTGTAGCTTGCTCCAAGTGAAAGATTGATGACATCCAGATCATCCGCTACAGCTTGATCAATCCCTGCCAATACATCTTCTGTATATCCGGAACCATAGGGGCCCAAGACACGATAGACATATAAATCTGCATCTGGCGCTACCCCCGTTACTGCATGATCGACACTGTTGTCCCCTGTACCGGCAATGATCCCCGAAACGTGTGACCCATGATGAGTATAATAGTATGCACCTGTGAGGGGATTCCTTTCTCCGTATCCTGAGTTCTTCCAGTCTTCATACGTCGTTTCCATCGGATCATTGTCATTGTCCACAAAGTCATAGCCGCCCTTATAGGCATCCTTTAAATCAGGATGTTTATAATCAACGCCTGTATCCAGCACCCCTACCTTTATCCCTTCGCCGGTTAGTCCTTCAGCATGTAATTTCTCCACTCCTGGAAATGTACGCATTCCTGTTTCATTATTTTCGTTAGAGGATTCACCTTGTTGTACAGGAGGCTCTACATGTACCTCATCATTTGACCATACCGCTTTTACTTGGTTGGATTCCAATAAAGCCTTTACTTTGTTGGCAGGCAGTTCAATCGCAACACCATTAAAGGCATTTTTATACGACCTTTTTACTTTATAAACTTCTTTTTTCTTTTTTGTTTCATTTTTATAAATCTTTTGCAGATCTGATTTGAATGTTTTATGTGCTGCTTCAGCTTTTTGTTTAGCCTCGTCAAGTGACAGCTTCTTACCATTAGCAGCAGCCTCTACCACCGCTGTCTCAGCGGGCTTGTCCTTAAATTCTACAATGACAGATATTTCTTCTTTACTTTCGAGATTCGTTTCTGGGGATAGTTGCAGTCCTTCTAAATTGTTCACTTTTAATTGATTTAATGCTTGCCGCTGCCCGGGAGTCAATTTTGCCAGTACCTGGTCAATGGGTGAGGCTGTTGATGCGGCGGCGACCTGATCAAGAGGAGTCTGGGCAACAGGATTAAGCAATAACCCCGTGCCTAACGTTAAAGTTGTTAAACTTTTTGTCAATTTGATCTTCATTCATCTCTTCCCTTCTTCTTTTACTAAAGCTCATTTCGATTATATTTGGACTTGACGGGATATCATTTTTTGAAAATTCAATCAAATCAAAAAAAGAAAAAGAGCATTTTGCAGCTCTTTTCCTCAAATTAATTATTCCATTTTTCCTGTTTGTAACAGATTAGTATATTTTTTATCAAGTTGGGGTGTCGCATAAACTCTATAATTCCAAAAGGCTAACAAACATTTTTTGAACCTTTCCATATTCCCAATCCTATTTGATAAGTCCGCTACTTCTATAAGTTCATCCAAACCTTCTTCGAATTGACTGCTTTTACATTGGAACAAGGCGTGCGCATAGCGAAAGTCTAAATTCATTTTTTCTTTCAGCCATGGTTCCTTGCTTTCGGCCATATCGTCGATTACATGTTGGAACCTTTCTATGAGTGTATTGGCATCATTTAAACGATCTAATCGAACGTATGTCTCAAATATCCTAGGCAGTCCCACATATATATCTTCCCTTTTTTCCAGCCAGGAGAGATACTCATCTACATATTCCAACTTACCAAAATCCAACAGGGCTGCATAGCGATTACCTGCTGCAATTTCCGTATAATACTCGCTTATTATGGAGTATTCATCTATTATATTCAATACTTCTTCAAGGGAATTCCCTATCCTTGAAAGAGCAAGTCCCTTATACATTAAGGCTCGTCCATAATAGTCGCCTTCGGGTGCCAGTTTCTTTAATTTCTCTGCGTAATTCAGCACTAGCCTCCATTCCTCACGCCGATAATAATCTGCCATAATCCACATATAGGCCTCCAACCTGATCTCATTCGGCATATAAGCTAATTGATCTAACACAAAAGACAAGGCATGCTGTCCTTTGTCGGTCCCTCTTACAATATAGAATCTCCTGAAATAACTTACTGCAACTTTTTCTGAAAAGCGATCCGACTCACTTTCAATAATCACCTCATAGAGCGGGAGTGCCTTTTCGCCTATTCCTTCCTGAAAAAGATCTTCTGCAACATTAAATATATATAATAGATTTTTCTTTCTGACCGTTTTAGACTGTTCCTCCAGCATCAGATTTATTAAGTCACTGTAAAGGTTGACATACCCTTCCGCTGCACACTTATACAAGAACTGTATACTTCTGCGTTTGTCCGCATGGTTACCTTTATTTAAGCATTCCTCTAAATAGTACTGATAGAGAGTACCATCAGATAAGCCGAGTGCGTTTGTTATAGCATCCAGGTTTTGCAAAGAAAGAGGCTGCCTGTGATTAAAGAGGCGGCTGATCTCGCTTATATGAATACCGGATTCCTTGGAAAGTTCTGTTTTATTCCAATTTTTCATTTGCATATACTTCTGAATTTCTTGATAGAGAGCAGCATTCATTTGATTCACCTGTTCCTTTTCATAAAACGAATTGAGCTGTTGCCATGAACAAACTCCCTTGATTGATGTTAATTTGATAGAATTTTTCAAAAACATTATCCCATCAAATTCAATTATAATCAAAGGAAAATGATAGAAAGGTAACAATTAGAGAGGACTAAACAGGCTTTGTTGATACCTTAGATGGAATGTATTTATTCATTACTATTCTTTCAATTATGGAGTGGATGTGACATGGATAAGGGAAAAATCATAAAATTTTATCGTCAGAAAGCCAAACTAACACAAGAACAGCTTGGATATGGGATTTGTTCAAATACGCATGTTAGTAAAATCGAACAGGGGAAAACGGATTATTCTTCAGAGATCACCTCTTTGTTTTCTAAACGGCTCGGAATTGATATTGAAGAGGAGTTAATGCGGTACAAAAATATCAAGAGGCTTCTTCATTGCTGGCATGATGCGATGATCAGGCAACGCGATGAAGAAATCGAAACGATAAAAAACGAACTGGAGAAAGAACCATTAATAACGATCAGTGACTATCAAGTTCTTTATGAACTTCTGAACGCAAGATACCATCTACTACATTCTGAATTAAGACAGGCCGATAAAATCATAAAAGCTATAAAAAAGAAACATAAACATTTGCCACCCTACGAAAGAAATTTACTCAAGCATTTATCAGGCATGTATTACTTATCCAAAAAGGATGTATTAAAAGCGTTCTCTACCTTAGGAACAATTAACGTTGATGATTACAATAATGAAGAGTACTATTTAACGTTAGCGAGCTCCTACCTTGCCACAGGTTCAAAGGTAATGGCTTATTACTATGCAGAAAAGTCGTTGCGATATTTTATCAATAGTAATAATTTGCTTAAAATGATCGACGCAGAAATGATTATGTTGATGACGCGCGAAAGTGACGGATGCAGTGATTTTCAACAGAAAGTCGAACAATACGATGCTTTAATTCAAACTTGCGATATATGTCATGCTTTTGACAAGAAGGCACGGGTGCTTCATAACTTAGCTTATGAATACTATAATAGAAATAAATATGAATGTGCAAAACGACTGTACGAACAATCCATGTCCTTAAAAGAAAAAAAATCAACTTGTTATTTAATCTCTCTGGAAGGATTCATCCGGAGCAGCCATAAAGGTAATTTATTGGCGAATACCGAAATAGAAAACCTTGTCTTTGAAGGGATTTCCATTGCAAGGGAGCTCAGTGAATATTTATATTCACTCAGCTTTAAACTTCTTCACCTTCTCCTAAACAATCAACATACTGAATATTATAACTACCTAATCACTAACGCTCTACCATACTTTAAGAAGCGTGGTTATGTATCGTTGATCCAACAATACGAAAAGGAACTCTTTCATTATTACATGAAAACAAACGAAACCAATAAAGCTCTTGAGCTGGCGACAAAAGTATTTTCTGATTAATTAATTAATTATAGAATGGTTTTCAAAAAAAGCCAGGAATGTCCCCCTGGCTTTTTTGAGTTCACTAATTTCTTGTTTCAAGACCGATTGAATGGAATAATTTTTCCAACGTCACCTTGCCATGTTTTTCTTTTGGCTTTTTATTATCTTTGGCATCAGGCCCTTTTTCAAGGAAGTTTTTTTCTATAAATCGAAGATCTGATTCATCTACTTTTCCGTCTTGGTTTATGTCTCCCTTGTTAACCCCTACATTTTCTTTTCCATATGAGAAAACCGAGACGATCGCATCTTGTATATCAACCACCTTATCCCCATTCACATCGCCAGCCAGAGCTTTGCCCGTATCTACTAAGATCCGTACCCCGGCGAGATCTCCATCGACGTTTTTCACTAATTTCGCCGAGGCTTTGGTCGTGAGGTGACCTGGTACCTTTACATAGATTTCATACTCTTCTTCTGATAATGGAAGATTATCGATTGTAAAGTAACCATTGTCGAAAATCTCAGACGCTTCATATGTTTTCCCATCTGCTGCTTTTGCATATACTTTTGCACCAAGTTTAGAGTAGTCGATCGAAGCAGCCAATTGTCCATTTTCCTTATAGAAAGCTTCAGGATTAATAGTTCCATTCACAACAGAGTGACCGGCTAGAATTGTAAATGACTTGTCTTTAATTACACGAATCATTGTAGGACTGGAATCTGATGTTTTCTTATACTTAAAGGAACTCGTTTCAAATGTTATTTCATCTGGAGCATAGTATTCATCATTAATGACTTTAAATGTGACATCTAAGAATGGCAGATCTTTATCAATGAGGAAGCCATTTTGGTCGATCGAAGCCCCTACTTTAACGTTCCCAGTAGTTAATGTTGGCTCATCCAGATTTACTTTAACGCCTTTTTCATCGGCATATTGTTTAAATGTATCATTGACTTTGACATTTTGAAATTCAAGTAATTTATTATAAAAAGGTACGTTGTATTCCCCGGAGGCGAATTGCTTAATATTGTTTAAATTCAATGTCATTGTAATTTCGTCACCCATAAGAAGCTTTTCTTTGTCATAAGTAGGAACGGCATATTCAGCTCCTTCTTTTATGAACTTGTAATTTTTAATACCTTGTGGATACGCTTCGGATGCTGTAGCATTATTGAAGGCAAACAGGTTGGTATCTAAATAGGTCATACTGTCAATTCTTTCCTTCATAGCAGGGAATCTAAAGTTTCCTTCACTATCCAGGTTAAGAAATAAATGATTATAGAAGCTGTATTCCCACCAAAGTACACCATGGATTGATTGATCAATATTGATACCTTTCTCTTTGAGCTTGTCGACGGCATCATCGTATACATTGCCATGTAGCCATATTGCTTGGCCATCATACCCATCTTCTGTCGTATACATTGAATCATTCACTTCATAAAGGCCAGGTTCCATGGATAATTCTACTTTTGGAGGCGTATTGTCAATCATAACAATGTCGTCCTTACTATATGCTTTACCCTGCTCATCATACCCAATCATTTCAAACGTATAAATACCTTCCGGCAATTTCACCTTTTTATCAGAAATCGGCTGCGAAGGATCATTGGTGAATGGGTATACCAGTCCAGTAAAAATTTTTTCTCCCCAATAATCAATACCTGTCATTAAATGGCTTGCATCAATGGTTCCCATAAATCCAATTGCTTCTCCTGATCCATCTCTCACCAACATATCAATCGTCTTTAATTGGCTTGATAAATTGATGATTGCATTGGTATATGGCGTCGTATACGGATGAATATTAATGGGATCATTCGTAATCATCGGTCTTGTCAATTCCATCTTCTCAAATCCCTTATCTGTCACACGGATGGCAAAAGGGATTTGGTAGTTCTCTTCTTCATTTTTCGAATTGACAAGGTGAATGTATCCTTCATAACGTCCGATTTCCGCAACTTCTGAAACACGAATAACCGGCTCAATTTCTGCAGATTTTCCTTTTTCTACAGAAATCGTATCGGGCATCGTTACTTCTACCCCATTCTTGCCGGCATCTTGAATCTGTCCCTTAGCCGGTAAAAATTCAACATTTGTGATAAATTCCTTCGTATCTTTTTCATTTAGATTTTGAATTACGACTTTTCTGCTGTCTTCAATATGTCCTTCTTCCTCTTTAAAGTGAGTGCCGAAAGCAATGGAACCCGTTTCTTCATCAATTTCGACAAGGCTGCCATCTTGTTCATGCATCGTTTTGTCCAGAACCTTCACCAATGTATCCGCATGGACTGCCTCATGGACATCAATCCGGCCTGCGCCAACTTCATTAACGGAATAGTCACCATTCATTTCATCAGCAGTATTCATCAAAGCTTCCTTCACTTCAAAAGGTGTGTATTCGGGATGAGCTTGCATGATGAGTGCTGCAGCACCTGCTACGTGAGGAGAGGCCATTGATGTTCCACTTAGACGGCCATATGCAGCATCATAACTTTCTCCCTCTTCAGGATGATTGATAAACTCAGGAAAAGTTGAGGATATCGCCACACCTGGTCCTACGACATCTGGTTTAATGTCATCATTCCCGTGAGCTGGCCCTCTCGAACTGAATTCCGCTAAGTGATCTCCCCCTGTCTTGACGCTTCCTAACGACTCAAAGGTAATTTCTGATTGTGATTTCAGTTGTTCCCCTTCAGCCTTTGATATGCGGAAAGCAGGTATATAATTAGTCCCTTCGCCTATAAAAGCTTCTATTTCACCATCCACATTGTTATAAATAATCGCGGCTTTAGCACCTGCATCTTTTGCATTTTGAACTTTTTCATCGAAAGTAATGAGGCCGCGCTCAATGAACGCTACCTTACCAACTACATCTTTGTTAGTAAAATCGCTTTTTGCACCGATTCCCACTTCAATAATTGGAAGGGTCATATTCTGGAGGTCTTCCAAGTTATCTGTGAAATTTTGTGCTAATAGCTTCATATCCTTAATTTCTTGACCTCCCGAATTGGCAGTAATGGTCGGGATCGTTACTGACACATCGCTGGCACCAACTGTTATTCCTAATGCAGCCGATCCTGGAGATCCCAGTGTTTTTTCATTAGGGCCTGTGTTACCTGCCGAAACTACCGTAACAACGCCAGAGAGCATTGCATTGTTAACCGCTATAGACGACGGATTAAGAGGGTCATTGATATTAGACCCTAGAGACAGGTTGATAACATCCATACCATCTGTTACCGACTTATCAATACCTGCCATTACAGCAGCGGTTGACCCACTCCCATACGGACCTAATACTCGGTATGCATAAAGATCGACATCAGGGGCTACCCCCTTTACGGCTGCTGGAGAGCTGTTTTCCTTGGATGCTGCGATGGACCCTGATACGTGTGTTCCATGGTATGTATAATAACTGGAACCATTGAATTCAGGTCTCCCGGAATCCTTCCACTCCTGATAAGTCGCCTCCATGGGATCTGAATCATTATCGACAAAATCGTATCCGCCTTTATAAGAGACTTTTAAATCCGGATGGTTATAGTCAATACCTGTATCAATAACCCCAACTTTAATCCCCTCACCTGTAATATTCTCTTGGTGAAGCTTGTCCGCACCAATTTGTGAAAGACTGTCATCGACATTGGATGGAGTCCCTGAATTCATTTCTTTTGCCTCTTGTGGGAGATCAAGCTTAACTTCATTATCCTTCCACACTCGCTTCACGACTCCCGTACTGAGAAGCTCTTGAACTGCCCTGGCCGGCAACGTCATCGCTACCCCATTGAAAGCTGCATGGAATTCTTTCGTTATCTTGGCCTCCTCCATTTTTTCATCATCTGGTCTATTTAATTTTTTGACCTTTTTCCACTCTTTTTTGAACGTATCGTGCTCGCTTTCAGCTTTTTCTTTTGCAGAAGATAGAGACACTCTTTTCCCTTTGACAGCTTGCTTTGCGACCTCTACTTTTGCAGGAGCCTGATTAAATTCGACGATTACGTCTACCATTTCAGAGCTGTTTTGGTTTATCTCCGGCGATATGGTGAATCCAGGCGAGATCTCCAGCTCTTTCAATGCCTTCCTTTGCTGATCCGTTAAGTTCATCAACATCTGTTCTACGTTTTTCTGTTTATTCTGAAAATTTTCTACAGCGATAGCTCCTGATGGAATACCTGCGGAAACTAACAAACTGGCAATTACAGTGCCCTTA is a genomic window of Rossellomorea sp. y25 containing:
- a CDS encoding helix-turn-helix transcriptional regulator; the encoded protein is MDKGKIIKFYRQKAKLTQEQLGYGICSNTHVSKIEQGKTDYSSEITSLFSKRLGIDIEEELMRYKNIKRLLHCWHDAMIRQRDEEIETIKNELEKEPLITISDYQVLYELLNARYHLLHSELRQADKIIKAIKKKHKHLPPYERNLLKHLSGMYYLSKKDVLKAFSTLGTINVDDYNNEEYYLTLASSYLATGSKVMAYYYAEKSLRYFINSNNLLKMIDAEMIMLMTRESDGCSDFQQKVEQYDALIQTCDICHAFDKKARVLHNLAYEYYNRNKYECAKRLYEQSMSLKEKKSTCYLISLEGFIRSSHKGNLLANTEIENLVFEGISIARELSEYLYSLSFKLLHLLLNNQHTEYYNYLITNALPYFKKRGYVSLIQQYEKELFHYYMKTNETNKALELATKVFSD
- a CDS encoding S8 family serine peptidase gives rise to the protein MNTGKLKPIFKGTVIASLLVSAGIPSGAIAVENFQNKQKNVEQMLMNLTDQQRKALKELEISPGFTISPEINQNSSEMVDVIVEFNQAPAKVEVAKQAVKGKRVSLSSAKEKAESEHDTFKKEWKKVKKLNRPDDEKMEEAKITKEFHAAFNGVAMTLPARAVQELLSTGVVKRVWKDNEVKLDLPQEAKEMNSGTPSNVDDSLSQIGADKLHQENITGEGIKVGVIDTGIDYNHPDLKVSYKGGYDFVDNDSDPMEATYQEWKDSGRPEFNGSSYYTYHGTHVSGSIAASKENSSPAAVKGVAPDVDLYAYRVLGPYGSGSTAAVMAGIDKSVTDGMDVINLSLGSNINDPLNPSSIAVNNAMLSGVVTVVSAGNTGPNEKTLGSPGSAALGITVGASDVSVTIPTITANSGGQEIKDMKLLAQNFTDNLEDLQNMTLPIIEVGIGAKSDFTNKDVVGKVAFIERGLITFDEKVQNAKDAGAKAAIIYNNVDGEIEAFIGEGTNYIPAFRISKAEGEQLKSQSEITFESLGSVKTGGDHLAEFSSRGPAHGNDDIKPDVVGPGVAISSTFPEFINHPEEGESYDAAYGRLSGTSMASPHVAGAAALIMQAHPEYTPFEVKEALMNTADEMNGDYSVNEVGAGRIDVHEAVHADTLVKVLDKTMHEQDGSLVEIDEETGSIAFGTHFKEEEGHIEDSRKVVIQNLNEKDTKEFITNVEFLPAKGQIQDAGKNGVEVTMPDTISVEKGKSAEIEPVIRVSEVAEIGRYEGYIHLVNSKNEEENYQIPFAIRVTDKGFEKMELTRPMITNDPINIHPYTTPYTNAIINLSSQLKTIDMLVRDGSGEAIGFMGTIDASHLMTGIDYWGEKIFTGLVYPFTNDPSQPISDKKVKLPEGIYTFEMIGYDEQGKAYSKDDIVMIDNTPPKVELSMEPGLYEVNDSMYTTEDGYDGQAIWLHGNVYDDAVDKLKEKGINIDQSIHGVLWWEYSFYNHLFLNLDSEGNFRFPAMKERIDSMTYLDTNLFAFNNATASEAYPQGIKNYKFIKEGAEYAVPTYDKEKLLMGDEITMTLNLNNIKQFASGEYNVPFYNKLLEFQNVKVNDTFKQYADEKGVKVNLDEPTLTTGNVKVGASIDQNGFLIDKDLPFLDVTFKVINDEYYAPDEITFETSSFKYKKTSDSSPTMIRVIKDKSFTILAGHSVVNGTINPEAFYKENGQLAASIDYSKLGAKVYAKAADGKTYEASEIFDNGYFTIDNLPLSEEEYEIYVKVPGHLTTKASAKLVKNVDGDLAGVRILVDTGKALAGDVNGDKVVDIQDAIVSVFSYGKENVGVNKGDINQDGKVDESDLRFIEKNFLEKGPDAKDNKKPKEKHGKVTLEKLFHSIGLETRN